One Dethiosulfovibrio faecalis genomic window, TATCCCTGGGAAGGACGTTTATCTCTATATCGAGGACACGGTGTTCCAGAACACCTCCGGCTTTAACCCCGGCGCAGGCCTCTTTGCCTACGATCTCGATGGGAACCTTCACGGACACTTTGTGCCCTTTAACCAGCTGATAAAAATCGACGTGAAGCACATCGTCGCTGACGTAATTTCTACTCATGTCCCTTATGATACACATCTCCGAAGAACCGTCGGGCAGCACGGCGTCGAACTTGAGTGTGTTCCAATGGGTTCCTCTGATATTAGGCAGAAAATCCTCCGCCTTGACCTGTACCGACATGGCTTCCTTATAGTCGGGACCGTAAAAAACCGCGGGAATATATCCCGAACGGCGAAGACGACCGCAGACCTCTTTTCCTACGGCATCTCTCTTTTCGAGGTTAAGTCTAACAAGATCCATAAAAATCCTCCTCAGACGTTGCTTAAAGCAACAAATAGTAAAAACTCGATTATCAGTCGAAAAGACTGCTCACCGAGCTATCCACGTGAACCCTACGTATAGCTTCGGCGAACAAAGGCGCTATGGACAACTGAGTAATTTTATCCAGTTTTCTCTCATCCGGCAACTTGATACTGTCGGTCAAGATCACCCCATCCACCTCGTCCGAGGCCAAACGCTCCACAGCAGGACCGGAGAGAATTCCATGAGTGGCGCAACAGTACACCTTCGAAGCTCCTCGTTCCTTCAATGCTTTAGCGGCGTTGACGATGGTCCCCGCAGTATCGATTATATCATCTACCAAGATAGCGACCTTACCGGAGACGTCGCCTATGACGGCCATGACCTCGCAGTAGTTGGCCACCTCGTGGGAACGTCTTTTATCGACTATGGCCAGGTCGGAGTTCAACAGAACTGCGAATTTTCTGGCTCTGACGACTCCTCCGACATCGGGAGCGACGACCGTAACCTTTTTCTCCTCCAGATCTTCGGCAAGCTGTTTTTTAAAGAACGAGGCCAGGAGAGGTACCCCCATCAGATGGTCCACCGGAATATCGAAAAATCCCTGGATCTGACCGGCATGAAGGTCCGCCGAGATGACCCTGTGAGCACCGGCGGTCTCCAGGAGATTCGCAACGAGCTTCCCCGAGATGGGATCCCTAGCCTTGGTCTTTCTGTCCTGTCTGGCATATCCAAAATAGGGAATAACCAGGTTGATCCTGTAAGCAGAAGCCCTTTTCAAAGCGTCCACCATGATAAGAAGCTCCATAAGGTTTTCGTTGACAGGATAACACGTAGGCTGAACGACGAATACGTCGGCACCTCGAACGCTTTCCTCGATGGAAAGGCCTATCTCTCCGTCGGAAAACCTAAAATGACTGGCCCTGCACAGAGGGACGTCGAGCTCGGAGCATATCTTATCCGCAAAGGCTTTATGAGCCGTTCCGGAAAAGATCATGAGCTTTCGACTACTGTTCGACACGATCCCCACCCCCAGATTTTTTCTTCATTAAATTCCGTCTATCCTCGATGTTTCTCTGACGGGCTCTTCCTATAGCCAAAGCTCCGTCAGGCACGTCCTTCGTTATAACCGACCCGGCACCTGTCATGGCGTTATCCCCTATCTTTACGGGAGCCACTAACATGGTATCGCTTCCGACGAAAACATCATCTCCTATGGAGGTCTTATGTTTGTTTTTTCCGTCGTAATTGCAGGTAATCGTGCCAGCTCCTATATTAACCCTCTCTCCGAGGGTGGCATCTCCCATGTAGGATAGATGGGGGACCTTGCTGCCTTTGCCTATGAAGCTCTTTTTGACCTCCACGAACTTTCCCACGAAAGCCTCGTCGGAAACATCCGTTTCTTGCCGGATATAACAGAAAGGCCCCGCTTTAATCTCCCTGCCCAAGGAGGAATCCTCTATTCGACCGTAACCGTTGATCCTGGAGCCATCTCCCACTACGACGTCTCTCAAGACGGAGAAGCTTTCCACCGTTACGTTACGTCCTATCTCCGTTTTTCCCCACATTTGTACGTTCGGATAGATGGTAGCCTCACCCTTGAATACCACCTCAGGGCCTATCCATACAGAGGAAGGATCTATGCATTTCACGCCTTCCCTGATCATCCAACCGTTCAGATATCTGTCTCGAAGGATACGGCCGACCTCGGCCAACTCCAAGGGGTTATTGACCCCCATCACGTCGTCGCGGCTATCCACGTGTACCGCAGAGACAGGGAAGTCCATGCGATGAAAGGAGTCCAATATATCCACCAGGTAATACTCTCCTTGGGAATTGTCCCTGCCCAGTTCGTCCAATCCACTTAAAAGAGGGGGGACGTCCATCAGATAGACACCGGCATTGACCTCTGTTTCCGCTCTCTCTGCCTCGGAACAGTCCTTCTCCTCTACTATGTGTATTCTAGGCTCCTTTATTATCCTTCCGTACCCCGTGGGGTCTCCGGCGGAAAACGTGGCGAAGGAACATCCTCCTACGTGGGAGTCTGATATATATCTAACCGTATCGGTCTTCAAAAGCGGCATATCGCCGTTGACTATAAGGACCCTGTCGAAACCGGAAAGCCACTCCTTGGCCATCATTACAGCATGTCCGGTACCCAGTTGATCTCTCTGCCATAAAACGGTGGCAGCAGGCCAGTTCGAAGCCAGGTAAGACTCGACGACACCTCCACCATGACCGACTATAACGGCCACGGGTCCCAGAGGAGACACAGCCTTCATCACATGATACAGCATAGGCTCCTCGAGAACCGGCTGCATCACCTTGGGAAGGTCGCTTTTCATCCTCGTACCCTTACCAGCGGCGAGAACAACTATCGCCAAGGATCCCTCGTCTGCACTCATAAGTCATCATCACCTTCGAGAAGAGAAAAACACAAAAACAGGGGAACCTCAAGGCCCCCCTTCTGATATACTGACGAAAAGACGAACCTACCTATCGGTCCAAACTATACGACATCAGCGAACTCAACAAAAGAGCGGTACTATACTACCATGGCCTCTTTGGCTGTCAAGGTGAATAAAACTCTTCGAAAGAGATGGTTATATGATACGGCAATATTCCATAGTTTTCATGGTGGCGACGTTGGTAGCGAGCACTCTTTCCGGCATATGGGCAGCAAAGGGAGACACTTCCTGCGGCACGAGATTTTTCTGGGCATCCTCAATGTTATTCTTGTTGTCCGTCTCCATCGTCCTCTACTCCGTCGTCGCACCCTGGGCTGCTGCGATACCCGCAGTTCCATCGGCCCTATTCGCACTTATCTTTCTGCGAGTAAGGAGAGGTCGGTGATACCGTTCATTCTCGCCGGGATCATGCTTTACGGTCCCTACGCATGGTGTTTCATGCGAAAGGAACCGACGGAAGAATATGGCCTATCCTGGACTCTGGACATAAGGGGTCTGAAGGACTCCCTTCTTGCGATAGCCGTTACATTGACCCCGTTGACTCCCTTTGCGATGATGTGGCCAGACAACGACCTGCCCAGATCCCTTCCGTTGACCACCGTCCTAGTCCTCCTAACGGCTGGAGCCGTGGCCGCAGTGGTAGAGGAGGTCTTCTTCAGGGGCTGGATACAGACCCTGTTGTCTAAAAGAACTAACCGCAATATCTCGATAGTGGCGACGGCCCTTCTCTTCGCCCTAGCCCATCTGTTTCTCAAGCTTCATTGGCTGAGGTTTGCCACGTTTTTCCCCGGTTTGGTGATGGGGATCCTTCGAGAGAGACATCGATCCGTAGCGCCATCGGCTATATACCATTTCGCCGGAAATATATGGTCCATATGGTTTTTCCCAGACATACCGATTTAACCCATATCAGGAGGCGTTTGTCCATGTATAGATATCTTTTGTTTTTAACCCTGTTCTTCTCTGCCCTACAGGCGTCTGTCCCCAACGCTGAGGCGGACCTGAGGTGGGACGTGGAAATTCCGATGTCGGTGGGATCTCAGGCGTTCGTGGAGTTCCAGAACAGAAAAATACCTATAGGCAAGGTCATGAAGATCCCTAACTCCTCGAGATATCCGGCCTATACGGCCAGTGCCTGGGGAAAGCCGGGGAATGTGTGTGCGTCCGCGGTAAACGCGATACATATGCTTTTGTCCGTTGAAAAAGGAAAGGGCAGGACCATAAGCTTGATTCCCTCCGAGACAGTAGCCCCTGCGGCAACCCCCGGGACGGCCATAGTCCTGGAGGGTAAAGGGGGAACGGGGATCTTCGGAGCCTGGGCACCTCCTGTCGGTACTACCGTAACCATCAGAAGCCCTGAGGGAACGGAACGCCCTCTAACAGCCGACGACCTGCCCCGAGAGGGAGAAACTGTGAAATTGAGGGTGGAGACCTTTGCCCCTCCTCTTTTCGTGGAGATAGAAAACCACCCGGGAGGGAGGGTCTCGACCTTGTCGGAACGGGGCTATAGGACGATAGCGAAGGTCGTGAGACCTGTGGGAGGAACCGGCAGGTTCGGAGGAACCCTCTATCAATCGGTCAGTAGACTAAGGGCAAACCATACGGGAGTTATAGATATCTCGACATCTCCCTATGGAGAGATCGGAGGGTTTCAGATAGTGCCCTTAAAACACGGAGACTCTCCGGAGATGGCCTCTATGTGGCACATGACTCAATGGATGATACTGGCCCCTCTGGACGGGGTTCCTCTGGCCGGCAACCCTCCCCTGTTCGACGGATACCTGATACCGGGACCGATTCAAGTAGAGGACCAAGACAACGTAAAGTTCCTCTCTCTCTGGGCGAAATACGGGAGACGATCTCTGGCCCTCTGTCGCATCGACGGAGGACCGTGGCGCTTCCTGCCGGAGTCTATAGGACGGAACGACAACTCCCTCAAATCATTGACCCACCTAAGGATATATTTCCCTGACGACAGGGAACCGTTAAAGGACTGACACTAAGGCATCTCTTGAAATTCAATTCATCCGTGAGATGGTCCCAACGGAACCACCTCACGGATGACCTACGGCTTTAGACGAGAGGGAGAGGGATCGAGACGAATCTCGATCCCTCTCGTTTTTATTCGACCGTCACGCTTTTGGCGAGATTTCTAGGCTGGTCTATCTCCTTGCCTTTGGCCAGGGCCACATAGTAGGCGAACATCTGAAGAGGTATGACGGTCAAAAAAGGATTCAGCTCCGCCTCAGTTTTAGGAATCCACATGACGTCCTCGGCCTGTCCCGAGATGGACTTCCTTCCCTCGGTCGCAACCGCTATAACCGGAGAATTCCTGGCTTTTGTCTCCTGAACGTTGGAGACGGTCTTCTCGAAAAGGTTATCGTCGGGCATGACCACCACCACAGGAACGGCCCTGTCCAGAAGAGCTATAGGACCGTGTTTCATCTCTCCAGCCGCGTAGGCCTCGGCATGAATATAGGAAATCTCCTTTAACTTAAGGGCTCCCTCCATGGCTATCGGAAAAGAAAAGCCCCTCCCCAGAAACAAGAAGTCTCTGGCTTCACAATATTTTGACGCTGTAGCCTTTATCTCGTCGGCCCTGCCTATCAGGGATTCCGCCTTGTACGGAAGGACCTCCATCTCCCTCACAAGCCTCATCTCGTCACCGAGAGGAAGCTCTTTCCTGAGCTTCAGAAGATAGAGACCCATGAGATAGAGCACCGCCATCTGTCCCATGAAAGTCTTGGTCGCAGCGACTCCTATCTCGGGACCAGCCTTGAGCGATAATACGTCGTCAACCTCTCTGGCTACGGTAGAAAGCCCGTTATTGGTTATCGCCACGCATCGAGCGCCTTTTTCCTTGGCGAACCGCTCCGCCGCTAAGGTATCCAAGGTCTCTCCAGACTGGGTGACGAACACCGCCAGGGTATCCTCTCCTATAGGAATGTCTCTATAGCGATATTCCGACGCTATATCCACCCTTATATCCAGATCGGAAAACCTCTCTATAAGCCTCTCCGCCACCAACGCGGCGTAATATGAGGTTCCACAGGCGACCAGATGCAGCCTCTTTATCCTCTTTGCCGATTCGGAGGTCCAGGAAAGCTCTCTGGATAGATCGACCTCATCATGGAAAATTCTGTCCAACATGGACCGTCTCAGGACGGCTCCCTGCTCGTTTATCTCCTTGAGCATGAAATGGGGGTACCCCCCCTTGTCCACCATAGAGATATCCCAATCTATCTCCACAGCGTCCTTCTCTATGGATTTACCGTCGAAATCCCAAAAAGACACGTCGTCTCTGGAAAGACAGGCCATCTCGCCCTCGCCCAGGTATGCGATGTTTCTCGTATAGGGGAGAACCGCCGGTACATCGGAAGCACAGATGTTCTCTCCATCGCCGAAAGCGACTATAAGGGGAGATCCTTTTCTGACGCAGTAGAGATGCTCCATATCGTCGGCAAATATAACCGCCAGGGCAAAAGCTCCCTCTATACGTCGATACAGCTCGACCAGGGCTTTTTTGGGATCTCCGTCGTAGATCCTGGCCAAAAGCTGAGCTATGACCTCCGTATCCGTGTCGGAATAAAAAGAGACCCCCTCTTTCGCCAGTTCATCTCTTATCTCCAGGTAGTTCTCGGCTATACCGTTGTGGACCAATACCACCGATCCATCTTGATCTCTGTGGGGATGGGCGTTTTCCACCGAGACACCTCCATGAGTGGCCCACCTGGTGTGTCCCAGTCCGATGGTCCCCTCCAGAGGAGATTCTCCCATGTGTCTGGCAAGATCGGCAACCTTGCCGACCTCTCTGACTATCTGGACTCCCTTTTCTCCCACGACGGCCATGCCGGCAGAATCGTATCCCCTGTACTCGAGACGGGACAACCCGTCCAAGACAACCTGGGAGACATCCCGGTGACCTATATACCCTACTATTCCGCACATATAAAGAACACACGTCCTTCCACGATCGGGAAATACGGGAACTTTTGTCCCGCCGGTCGCCCAGCGGTTTTGTGTTCCCGATTCAGGGAGTTTTCCCGACTCCCCGGAGGCATCCGCCGATAGATCGATAACCTCCGTCCTCGTCAACTAGGTCTCCCTAGTTCAGGCGCTTTTATGGGGCGCAGTCGTGGTTTCAGATATCACCCCCTTTCCGTGCAGACGTCGTTCTATTTACCGGCTGAAGACATCGCCCTTTCGACCACTCCGGCTAGATCCTTTCGCCTACAGGCCATCCTGACAGTAGCATCCAGCCATCCCTCCAGGGTGCCACAGTCGTATCGTTCTCCCTTATACACCACGCCCCAGACCGGCTCCTCGCCTATCAAGGTTCTTATGCCATCGGTCAATTGATACTCTCCGCCAGCTCCCTTGGGCTGAGACTTAAGGAGATCGAAAATCCTTCTGGACAGAACGTATCTCCCCATCACCGCCAACCTGCTGGGGGCATCGGCAGGAGAGGGTTTTTCTATCATATCTATAATGCGGAATACTCCATCGGTCTCAGAGGGCTCGACGGCTACCATGCCATATCTGGACACGTCAGCATCCGACACCTCCTCCAAGGCCAGAACAGACCCTCCCAGAGCATCGTGGACGTCTATCAGCTGACGAAGCACAGGAGGTTCTCCCTCCATCACATCGTCTGGAAGTATCACGGAAAAAAATTCGCCGTTACACAGTGGCTCTCCGCAAAGCACGGCGTGGCCGAGCCCAAGCGGGGCGTTCTGTCTCACCGAGAGGATATCCCCCATGGAGGAGGTCTCCCTTACGGCATCCAGAAGGCGTTTTTTCCCCCTGGATTCAAGGATTCTCTCCAGCTCCCAGGAACGATCGAAATAGTCCTCCAGACAGCCCTTTGAGCGCCCGGTAACCATTATCATCTTAGGACACCCCGAATTACGGGCCTCGTCTACTCCATAATGGATGACGGGGCGGTCCAAAAGAGGGACCATTTCCTTGGGAATCTCCTTAGTGGCAGGCAGAAATCTCGTACCCAACCCCGCCACCGGGAAGATGCACTCCAAATGGGTCATCCTATCATCTCCAATATTCGTCTCTGCAGATCGGAGGAGACCTCCTCCATCAGATTTGGATCCTGACATTCAACTAGGAGCCTGACGAAAGGCTCCGTACCGGACGGCCTGAGGAAAACCCTGCCGATGTCACCTAGATCTCTCGACGCGGACTCCACCGCGGAGGCTATATCTCCGTCGTTCATAATGCGATTTTTATCCTTGACGGTGATGTTGGTAAGTTTCTGGGGAAATCGACCGAAGCGATCCACCAATGTATCGATATCCTCCTTTAGCTCGGTACATGCCCTCAGGAAGAGAAACCCCGTACATAATCCATCGCCCGTCTTGGTATAGGGGAATACTATTACGTGTCCCGATTGTTCTCCTCCGAGCCTGGCGTCCCTTTCCACCATGGTCTGAAAGACATAACGGTCTCCCACGGGACAACGATACACATCGATACCGTCGTCCTTTAGATGACGATCCAGGGCCATATTGCCCATGACTGTGGCCACCACCCCGGAGCCCAGCTCCTTCCTAGAGTGAAGCCATCTGCCTATGATCCAGAGCATGATATCCCCATCCAGGACTCGCCCCTTCCCGTCGGAAAGAAGGACCCTGTCTGCATCGCCGTCGTAGGCTATCCCCAGCGACATGCCTCTCCCTACGACTTCCCTGCATAGACCCTCTATCGCCATGACACCGCATTTTTCGTTAATGTTCAGCCCGTCCGGAAGATTGCCTATGGCGGAAGAGTTGACCATCCCCATCCTGCCGATCATGTCCGACACGATCGGGGAGAGAGCTCCGTTGGCACAATCGAAAAGAATCGAAGCCCTATCGAGACCGACGTGGCCGACCAGGTCTAGAACGTGATCCTCGTACTGTCTGTTGAAGTCGCACTCTCTACTTTCTATAGAGCCTACGGAAGCACCGGAGGGACGCCATTCATCTATCAGGTTGTCTCCGAGATAGTCCTCTATCGAAAGTTCGTCATCGTCGGACAGCTTACACCCCGCTCCATCCAGGAATTTTATGCCGTTATACTCCGCAGGGTTATGGGAAGCGCTTATCACGGCCCCTCCCTGGGCCGAAAAAAGCCTCACTCCAAAACCGACGGAAGGCGTAGGAGTGACTCCCACACATACGACATCCGCTCCGGCGGACGTCATACCGGCCGCCAAGGCGGCCTCCAACATCGGTCCGGAACGGCGAGTATCCCTCCCCACGACTATCCTGGGCCTGGGAAATCCCCTTTCGGTCAAGAAAAGAACGTACGCTCTGCCCAGGCGAAGAGCCATCTCAGGTGTCATGGACCCCCTGTTGGCCACATCTCTGACCCCATCGGTACCGAAGAAACATCGCCTCCTCTTAGTAGCCACGTCGCTCATAAGCGCTCCTCCCTCGTTTATCCTATATGACATCAATCTATTTTAGCCTTAACGGTCACTCTTTCAGGAGCCACCGATACGACCTTAAGTCCCTTTTCTCTCATCTCGATCGTTACGGGAACTCGAAGCTGTCTCGATACTATGTTGGTTACGTCCACATATACGAAAAAGGGGATTTTCGAATCCTCCAAGGATTTCATCACCTTGACAGAGCCATCCACCCTGACGTCTACGGTCTGAGGAAATACCTCCCACCCGGGATACACGCTTCTCCCTTTAGTAACTACGGGGACACCGGAGAACAATCTGCTTTCCGTTTTAGGCTTAAGCATTACCTTCACGGAAACCGAGGAATCACCCAGAAAGCTGACCTCTTCGTTCTCAACCGGCCTCAAGGGGACTATCATCGATCTGTCTTTATCGAATCCGGTAAGATCGATAGTCTCAGTCTCCACCTTGTCTATTACCTTAATAGCCTCTTTCGGTCCCTCTATCTCCATCATCGATGGAGTCACTACAAGGGTTTTTACCTCGAAGCCCTCCGCCGGGGAACCGCTCACGGAAACCTCTACCGGCAGGGCCTTTCTCGGAAGCCCCTTACGAAGTATCGCAGTCAGATCCGCCTCGGGCGGGTAAACCGTCAAGGAATCGCCGGCACCCTCCAATTGTATCAGCTTAATCGGCAAGGTCAGCTTTTCTCCTTTTTGAAGTTCATCTACGGTAGGCTGGACCTGGACCTCTTTAACCGATGCCAAATCCTCCTCCGGACCTCTGACGGTTACCTCCGTCGGGGATAGGTCCACTGCGTCCATCAAGAGCCCTACGGGAAGACCTCCCTCCACGGAAACGTGTATGGGCAGAACTTTTTCCGCATACCTGAGCAGAGACACCTCCATGTTAGGAGGTCGAACGAACCCCAGTTTCACCCCTGCTGGCAGTATCACCTTAACCGGCAGCCGGTACTTGCCCGGGGCAAGTCCCCTTACGTCTACCTCGCATAGTATGTCCATCGGGTTTAAATCGGCGACTACGTCTCTTTTCCCCTCCACACCTATATCCACTTTGCGGAGATCGGAGGTCAAGGTCAGCTCCGAGGAAAGGTTGAGAAACTGGACGTCACAGGACATCTCCTTCTCCATGTTGCCACCGATGTCTCCGTTTACGTAGAACCACAATACCAAGGCTATGAAGAGAGACACTATTCGGAGAAAAAATCTGGACCCGAAAAAGTCATCCACGTTCTTAAAAAAAGGCATCGCTCTACCCTCACGATCCTAGAGATTTTATCTCATCCCTGAGAGTATCGAGGAAGGATTGTTGTTCCGTATCCTCACCGGAAAAATAATGAACCAAAAGCTTATGCACTTGATCATCCTTTAGGTTTCTGGATAAATGCCCGTTAATGGCGAGAGAGACCTCTCCTCGCTCCTCAGAGACTATCAGAGAAATGGCATCCGAGACCTCGGTCACCCCGAGACCGGCCCGATGCCTCGTCCCTATCCACCTGGAGAGATCGCTATCCTCCGTCAAGGGCAGATAACAGCCAGCCGCTATTATCTTGGATTGATCCAGGATAACCGCACCGTCATGAAGAGGGTTATTGACCCAAAAGATGGATATCAAGAGCTCTTGGGTTATGTCCGCGTTCAACTCTACGGCGGTACGCCAAAAATCCTTCAACCCCGTTCCCCTCTGCAGTACCAGCAAAGCGCCTATCCTTTGACCTTTCATGTAAATTAGGGCTTTCGATATTTCCCCGGCGATCGTCTCCGCTCTTTTCTGCGCCTTATGTCTCTTCCATATGTTTCCCCTGCCAAGCTCCTCCAGGACTTTTCGAAGCTCGGGCTGAAAGACTATGGGAACGGCTATTACCGTTATGCTCAGGATCTGCCCCATAAACCACGAGATGGTCCCCAGGTTGAGGAGTCTGGAGGATGCCGCGAGCATACCGATAACCAGAAGTCCCTTGACCAGCTGCATCGCTCTCGTCCCGTAAAGCAGCGAAAGAAGGCGATAGACGACGTAATATATGACCAATATATCGACTACATCCTGCCATCTTATAAGCTTAAAGATTTCCGTCATGATGCATCCCCTTCTCGACCTGGCCGCTAGATTCAAGAGGCTTGGAAAAACGACCGTTCACAAGACCGAAAACGCCGAAAGAACCCCAGGCGATCCACATTCCGGAACATCCTGGCTGAAGCCCCCCAAAGGGACATTTTTTCGCAAAGAGGATATATGGGATAAGAGTATTCGACCCCCATATAAAGACCTCTCCTTATCTCCGGAGAACCGGAGATAGTATCGGGATCCAGGAGAATTACCCTCTCGACCTCGTCCTCGTTGAGGACGAAATCCGACTCCCTCACGGCTACATCGACCTCTACAACTATAGGTATGACCTTGAAACCGCTGACCAAGACGTCCTCTATCGGTGCGGCTCCGAGAAATTTAAGATATTTCCCGTCCAGGCCGATCTCCTCGCAGGTCTCTCTACAGGCCGTTTCCCATGGGGTGAGGTCCCCCTCCTCCCTGGCTCCTCCGGGAAAGGCTATCTGCCCTCCGTGATACCTCATCGAATCCGGTCTCAGTATGGAGATAACCCTTGGGCCCCTTTTCGTCTTTAATATGGGAACGGCGACAGCCCCCCATCGGACCGATTCGAAGCTATCGACGAAGGTCTCCCACGGAGAGAACGGGGAAAAACGCGACCTATGCCCCAACGTTTACCGTCCCCTCGTAGACCAGCCCCTTCCCGCTGTCTACCGTCACGATGTTTCCGGTCTTAAGGGAATCCATGCAACGGGATGCGTTGACTATACAGGGCAGTCCGAGTTCAAGGGCCATTATAGCCGAGGGAGACGTAAGCCCTCCCTCCTCCGTGATCAAAGCACCGGCTCGTTTTAAAGCAGACATATAGGAGCCATCGGTAAAGGAGGTCACCAATATATCCCCGTCCTGCATGGAACGAGCTTCCTCGGCGGAAGAAGCCCGAAACACCCGTCCGGCCAGGACCTTGGGAATCACAGGAAGGCCTCTGAGGACGATTCGCCCTATGGTATGAACCCTCACCATATTCGTAGTCCCCGGCACATCCAAGGGCATACCAGCTGTTATAACGACCATATCCCCTTCGGATAGAAACCCTCGCCCCATGGCGGCGGCTACGGCTCCCTCTATCGCCTCGTCCTCAGAACCGTCGGTGCTCTTGAAAAGGGGAACGACTCCCCAACTGAGCGAGAGCTCTTTTTGCGTTTTGACCGAGGGAGTGGTGGCAATAACAGGGCAACCCGGACGATATTTGCTGACCATCCTGGCTGTAACGCCGCTTCTGGTAAGGGAAAGCACGGCCTTGGCACCGGTCTTTTTAGCTATCTCCACCGCGGCCATACTGACCGCGTCCGGAACGCT contains:
- the glmU gene encoding bifunctional UDP-N-acetylglucosamine diphosphorylase/glucosamine-1-phosphate N-acetyltransferase GlmU; its protein translation is MSADEGSLAIVVLAAGKGTRMKSDLPKVMQPVLEEPMLYHVMKAVSPLGPVAVIVGHGGGVVESYLASNWPAATVLWQRDQLGTGHAVMMAKEWLSGFDRVLIVNGDMPLLKTDTVRYISDSHVGGCSFATFSAGDPTGYGRIIKEPRIHIVEEKDCSEAERAETEVNAGVYLMDVPPLLSGLDELGRDNSQGEYYLVDILDSFHRMDFPVSAVHVDSRDDVMGVNNPLELAEVGRILRDRYLNGWMIREGVKCIDPSSVWIGPEVVFKGEATIYPNVQMWGKTEIGRNVTVESFSVLRDVVVGDGSRINGYGRIEDSSLGREIKAGPFCYIRQETDVSDEAFVGKFVEVKKSFIGKGSKVPHLSYMGDATLGERVNIGAGTITCNYDGKNKHKTSIGDDVFVGSDTMLVAPVKIGDNAMTGAGSVITKDVPDGALAIGRARQRNIEDRRNLMKKKSGGGDRVEQ
- the glmS gene encoding glutamine--fructose-6-phosphate transaminase (isomerizing), which codes for MCGIVGYIGHRDVSQVVLDGLSRLEYRGYDSAGMAVVGEKGVQIVREVGKVADLARHMGESPLEGTIGLGHTRWATHGGVSVENAHPHRDQDGSVVLVHNGIAENYLEIRDELAKEGVSFYSDTDTEVIAQLLARIYDGDPKKALVELYRRIEGAFALAVIFADDMEHLYCVRKGSPLIVAFGDGENICASDVPAVLPYTRNIAYLGEGEMACLSRDDVSFWDFDGKSIEKDAVEIDWDISMVDKGGYPHFMLKEINEQGAVLRRSMLDRIFHDEVDLSRELSWTSESAKRIKRLHLVACGTSYYAALVAERLIERFSDLDIRVDIASEYRYRDIPIGEDTLAVFVTQSGETLDTLAAERFAKEKGARCVAITNNGLSTVAREVDDVLSLKAGPEIGVAATKTFMGQMAVLYLMGLYLLKLRKELPLGDEMRLVREMEVLPYKAESLIGRADEIKATASKYCEARDFLFLGRGFSFPIAMEGALKLKEISYIHAEAYAAGEMKHGPIALLDRAVPVVVVMPDDNLFEKTVSNVQETKARNSPVIAVATEGRKSISGQAEDVMWIPKTEAELNPFLTVIPLQMFAYYVALAKGKEIDQPRNLAKSVTVE
- the mrtS gene encoding Synerg-CTERM system glutamic-type intramembrane protease MrtS — its product is MIPFILAGIMLYGPYAWCFMRKEPTEEYGLSWTLDIRGLKDSLLAIAVTLTPLTPFAMMWPDNDLPRSLPLTTVLVLLTAGAVAAVVEEVFFRGWIQTLLSKRTNRNISIVATALLFALAHLFLKLHWLRFATFFPGLVMGILRERHRSVAPSAIYHFAGNIWSIWFFPDIPI
- a CDS encoding UTP--glucose-1-phosphate uridylyltransferase, giving the protein MTHLECIFPVAGLGTRFLPATKEIPKEMVPLLDRPVIHYGVDEARNSGCPKMIMVTGRSKGCLEDYFDRSWELERILESRGKKRLLDAVRETSSMGDILSVRQNAPLGLGHAVLCGEPLCNGEFFSVILPDDVMEGEPPVLRQLIDVHDALGGSVLALEEVSDADVSRYGMVAVEPSETDGVFRIIDMIEKPSPADAPSRLAVMGRYVLSRRIFDLLKSQPKGAGGEYQLTDGIRTLIGEEPVWGVVYKGERYDCGTLEGWLDATVRMACRRKDLAGVVERAMSSAGK
- a CDS encoding ribose-phosphate diphosphokinase produces the protein MSNSSRKLMIFSGTAHKAFADKICSELDVPLCRASHFRFSDGEIGLSIEESVRGADVFVVQPTCYPVNENLMELLIMVDALKRASAYRINLVIPYFGYARQDRKTKARDPISGKLVANLLETAGAHRVISADLHAGQIQGFFDIPVDHLMGVPLLASFFKKQLAEDLEEKKVTVVAPDVGGVVRARKFAVLLNSDLAIVDKRRSHEVANYCEVMAVIGDVSGKVAILVDDIIDTAGTIVNAAKALKERGASKVYCCATHGILSGPAVERLASDEVDGVILTDSIKLPDERKLDKITQLSIAPLFAEAIRRVHVDSSVSSLFD
- a CDS encoding phosphoglucosamine mutase, which translates into the protein MSDVATKRRRCFFGTDGVRDVANRGSMTPEMALRLGRAYVLFLTERGFPRPRIVVGRDTRRSGPMLEAALAAGMTSAGADVVCVGVTPTPSVGFGVRLFSAQGGAVISASHNPAEYNGIKFLDGAGCKLSDDDELSIEDYLGDNLIDEWRPSGASVGSIESRECDFNRQYEDHVLDLVGHVGLDRASILFDCANGALSPIVSDMIGRMGMVNSSAIGNLPDGLNINEKCGVMAIEGLCREVVGRGMSLGIAYDGDADRVLLSDGKGRVLDGDIMLWIIGRWLHSRKELGSGVVATVMGNMALDRHLKDDGIDVYRCPVGDRYVFQTMVERDARLGGEQSGHVIVFPYTKTGDGLCTGFLFLRACTELKEDIDTLVDRFGRFPQKLTNITVKDKNRIMNDGDIASAVESASRDLGDIGRVFLRPSGTEPFVRLLVECQDPNLMEEVSSDLQRRILEMIG
- a CDS encoding 50S ribosomal protein L25; translated protein: MDLVRLNLEKRDAVGKEVCGRLRRSGYIPAVFYGPDYKEAMSVQVKAEDFLPNIRGTHWNTLKFDAVLPDGSSEMCIIRDMSRNYVSDDVLHVDFYQLVKGHKVSVKVPIEIVGKEACAGVKAGGVLEHRVLDIEINVLPRDIPENVVLNVESMNVGDSVTLADLDLPESAEMDKDPSEIVVEVVHGKGASSEEVSEEEESAEEMA